The genomic segment GCTACAGCGAAGGCCTGCCGCACAAGACCTTGCTGCAAGTGTTCGAACTGCTGGGCAACGACCACCCGCTGGTGACCACGTACCGCCGCAAGTTGTTTGCCGCGCTGTACTAAGGTTTTTCTATCCAGTTGTAGAGCGGTGTATCGCCACCGCTCAACACCTTCACCTGCGCACAATGGCGCAAGCGCACCAACAAGTGCTTGCCGGACGCCGCGCTGCCGGTCAGTCCTTCCAGTTGCTCCAGCAAATCCGGGCCGCTCAATTGCCCGGCCTTGCGCAGCAAGTCTTTGGCGATCTGCCACAGCGCATCGTCCTGATTCACCGGTTTGGCCGGTGCGGCACTGACTTCTTCGGCCTTGCCGACCTGCAATTGCGCGCCCAGCCGCGCCCAATCACCGTCGTCCATCTCCAGGGTCAAATCCACCGGCCAGTCGCCGATGCTTCCGCGTATTCGCAACATGAGTCTGCTCCTGCACATTTCTGACTTGCATGCTCCCACGGGGGCTTGTGCAACGCCAAGCGGGCGGTCAAACTCAGCGCACTTTCGTTATAAGATTACATAACAAATTATTCACTTTACTTCCGGAGACCCGCCATGCGCCGTCTGCTGCTCGCTCTGCCGTTTGCCCTGTTGCCGCTGGCCGTTGCTCACGCCGCCGAAGAACATGAACACGCCAGCCTCGGTGCCCACGAGCATGGCGTTGGCCGCTTGAACGCAGCGCTGGATGGGCAGACGCTGGAGCTGGAACTCGACAGCCCGGCGATGAACCTGGTGGGTTTCGAACACGTCGCCAGCACTGATGCCGACAAGGCCAAAATCGTCACCGCCCGCACCCAGCTTGAAAACCCGCTGGTGCTGTTCAACCTGCCAAAAGCCGCCGGATGCGTGGTGGCGGCCCAGGAACTGGAAAGCCCGTTGTTCGGTGACCAACCGCCGGTTGACGTCGATGAAGACGAAGACCACGACGAAGACGTCAAAGATGCCGACGGCCACGAGCACCACCACGAACACAGTGAAATCAACGCCCACTACCAGTTCACCTGCGCCGCACCGGGCGCGCTGAAGACCCTGGACCTGGCGAACATCTTCAATACGTTCCCGGCGACCCAGAAAATTCAGGTACAACTGATCGGCCCAAGCGGCCAGCAAGGGGTTGAAGTGACGGCCAAGGCTGCTTCACTGAAGTTCTGATTCCACCACAAATCCCCAGTGTGGGAGCGGGCTTGCCCGCGATGAGGCCGGCACATTCAATAAACTTGTTGTCTGTTCGATCGCCATCGCGGGCAAGCTCGCTCCCACAGGAGAAATGTGTTGGATGTGAAATTGAGATAAACCAATGAAATCGGCGCCATGACCCAAGCACTCATCGAACTGTCCGACCTGGGCTTCAGCTGGCCCGGTCATCCCTTGTTGCTGGACATCCCGGCGTTTCGGCTGGAACCGGGTGAAACCCTGTTCCTCAAAGGCCCCAGCGGCAGCGGCAAGACCACCCTGCTCGGCCTGCTGGGCGGTGTGCAGAAGCCTGATCACGGCAGCATTCGCCTGCTCGGCCAGGAGCTGACCGAACTCGGCGCCGGGGCACGGGATCGGTTTCGCGTCGATCACACTGGCTACATTTTTCAGCAGTTCAACTTGCTGCCGTTTCTCTCGGTACGCGAGAACGTCGAGTTGCCTTGCCACTTCTCCACGTTGCGCGCCGAGCGGGCGAAACAGCGCCACGGCAGCGTCGACCAGGCCGCCGCCGCCCTGCTCGCCCACCTCGGTTTGAAGGATGAAAGCATTCTCGGCCGCCGCGCCGATTCGCTGTCCATCGGCCAACAGCAACGGGTTGCTGCCGCTCGGGCGTTGATCGGTCAGCCGGAACTGGTGATCGCCGACGAACCGACCTCGGCACTGGATTACGACGCTCGAGAAAACTTCATTCGCCTGTTGTTCGCTGAATGCCGCGAAGCCGGGTCGAGCCTGCTGTTCGTCAGCCACGACCAGAGCCTGGCGCCGCTGTTCGATCGCCACTTGTCGCTGGCCGAACTCAATCGCGCCGCCACCCTGTCCGAGGTCTGAGATGTATTTGTTTCGTCTAGCCATGGCCAGCCTGGCAAACCGCCGCTTCACCGCGATCCTCACCGCTTTCGCCATTGCCCTGTCAGTCTGCCTGCTGCTGGCCGTCGAGCGCGTGCGCACCGAAGCCAAGGCCAGTTTCGCCAGCACCATCAGCGGCACCGACCTGATCGTCGGCGCCCGTTCCGGTTCGGTAAACCTGCTGCTGTACTCGGTGTTCCGCATCGGCAACGCCACCAACAATATCCGTTGGGACAGCTTCGAACACTTCGCCAACAACCCGAAAGTGAAGTGGGCGATCCCGATGTCCCTTGGCGACTCCCATCGCGGCTACCGCGTCATGGGCACCACCGAGGCGTATTTTGAGCATTACCAGTACGGCCACCAGAAACACCTGGAACTGGCGTATGGCCGGCCGTTTGCCACCGACCCGTTTGAAGTGGTGCTCGGCGCTGAAGTGGCGGATGCACTGCATTACAAACTCGGCGACAAACTGGTGCTGGCCCACGGCGTGGCGGTGATCAGCCTGGTCAAGCACGACGACAAACCGTTCACCGTAGTCGGCATTCTCAAACGCACCGGCACCCCGGTGGACCGCACGCTGCACATCAGTCTGGGCGGCATGGAAGCGATTCACATCGACTGGCACAACGGCGTTCCCGCGCAAGGCAACGCACGGATCAGCGCCGATCAGGCACGCAACATGGACCTGACGCCACAAGCGATCACCGCGTTCATGCTGGGCCTCAACAGCAAGATTTCGACCTTTGCGCTGCAACGTGAAATCAACGAATTCCGTGGCGAACCGATGCTGGCGATCCTGCCCGGCGTGGCATTGCAAGAGCTGTGGAGCTTGATGAGCACGGCGGAGAAAGCCTTGTTCGTGGTGTCGCTGTTCGTGGTGCTGACCGGGTTGATCGGCATGCTCACGGCGATTCTCACCAGCCTCAACGAACGGCGCCGGGAGATGGCGATCCTGCGTTCGGTGGGCGCCCGACCGTGGCACATCGCAAGCCTGCTGGTGCTGGAGGCGTTTGCCCTGGCGCTGTCCGGGGTGATTGCCGGCGTGGCGCTGCTGTACGTGTGCATCGCCGCAGCCCAAGGGTATGTGCAAGCCAATTACGGCCTTTACCTGCCGCTGGCCTGGCCCAGCGAATATGAATGGACGCTGCTCGGTGGCATCCTGATCGCCGCCCTGTTGATGGGCAGCGTGCCGGCCTGGCGCGCGTATCGTCAGTCGCTGGCCGATGGCCTGTCGATCCGACTATGAGGACCTTGAACATGCCCCGCGCCCTGCTTGCGCTGTTGATGCTGGTCGCCCTGCCGCTGTGGGCCGCCGAGCCTGCGGAATTGACCTGGCAGGAAATGATTCCGCCAAACGCCCCGCCGGAAGTGCCGAACATGAAGCCGCTGCACGACTTGTCGCAGATGGGCAGCGTGATGGAATCCGCGCCGGCAGCCAAACAGGATCTGCCCAATGCGCCGGTGGTGAAGAGCCTCGATGGGCGCCATATCCGCCTGCCGGGTTATATCGTGCCACTGGAAGTGAGCGAGGAAGGCCGGACCACGGAGTTTCTGCTGGTGCCGTATTTCGGCGCCTGCATCCATGTGCCGCCACCGCCGTCGAACCAGATCGTGTACGTCAAAAGCAAGGTCGGGGTGAAGCTGGACGAGCTGTATCAGCCGTACTGGATCGAGGGCGCGATGCAGGTCAAGGCGTCCACCAGCGAGCTGGCGGATGCCGGGTATCAGATGAATGCCGACAAGATTTATGTGTATGAATTGCCGGAGTGAAACCGGGAATGCTGTGTCGTCTGATTGATTGCCTTTGCGAGCAGGCTCGCTCCCACACTGGATCTGTGCCTCAACACAACTCCCCTGTGGGAGCGAGCCTGCTCGCGAAGGGCCACCAAAGTTCCACAAAAACAAGGACCATCACTGTTTCATTGAGCTGAATCAAAAGACCGTATCAGTTGGCTACTTACCATTAGGACATCAACTATTTTAATGTCCTTTTGGAGCCCCCATGCACAAGTCCTTGCTCAGCGCTTCGTTGTTTGCCCTCGCGCTCGCAGCCCCGCTCGCCCATGCCTTCGACGCCGGCGACATCATTGTTCGTGCCGGTGCGATCACCGTCGCCCCGAAAGCCAGCAGCTCCAGTGTCAAGGTTGATCAAGGCCCGTTGGCCGGCACCAACCTGGGTGGCAAGGCCACCATGGACAACGACACGCAGCTGGGCCTGAACTTCGCCTACATGCTCACCAACAACATCGGGATCGAGTTGCTGGCGGCCTCGCCGTTCGAGCATGACGTGAACCTCAAAGGCACCGGCCTGGGCGCGGCCAACGGCAAGCTCGGCACCTTGAAGCACCTGCCGCCGACCCTGAGCGTCGTGTACTACCCGCTCGACAACAAATCCCCGTTCCAGCCGTATGTCGGTGCCGGTATCAACTACACCTGGATCTACGACGAGAACCTCAGCAGC from the Pseudomonas sp. N3-W genome contains:
- a CDS encoding DUF2796 domain-containing protein; this translates as MRRLLLALPFALLPLAVAHAAEEHEHASLGAHEHGVGRLNAALDGQTLELELDSPAMNLVGFEHVASTDADKAKIVTARTQLENPLVLFNLPKAAGCVVAAQELESPLFGDQPPVDVDEDEDHDEDVKDADGHEHHHEHSEINAHYQFTCAAPGALKTLDLANIFNTFPATQKIQVQLIGPSGQQGVEVTAKAASLKF
- a CDS encoding ABC transporter ATP-binding protein, coding for MTQALIELSDLGFSWPGHPLLLDIPAFRLEPGETLFLKGPSGSGKTTLLGLLGGVQKPDHGSIRLLGQELTELGAGARDRFRVDHTGYIFQQFNLLPFLSVRENVELPCHFSTLRAERAKQRHGSVDQAAAALLAHLGLKDESILGRRADSLSIGQQQRVAAARALIGQPELVIADEPTSALDYDARENFIRLLFAECREAGSSLLFVSHDQSLAPLFDRHLSLAELNRAATLSEV
- a CDS encoding ABC transporter permease, producing the protein MYLFRLAMASLANRRFTAILTAFAIALSVCLLLAVERVRTEAKASFASTISGTDLIVGARSGSVNLLLYSVFRIGNATNNIRWDSFEHFANNPKVKWAIPMSLGDSHRGYRVMGTTEAYFEHYQYGHQKHLELAYGRPFATDPFEVVLGAEVADALHYKLGDKLVLAHGVAVISLVKHDDKPFTVVGILKRTGTPVDRTLHISLGGMEAIHIDWHNGVPAQGNARISADQARNMDLTPQAITAFMLGLNSKISTFALQREINEFRGEPMLAILPGVALQELWSLMSTAEKALFVVSLFVVLTGLIGMLTAILTSLNERRREMAILRSVGARPWHIASLLVLEAFALALSGVIAGVALLYVCIAAAQGYVQANYGLYLPLAWPSEYEWTLLGGILIAALLMGSVPAWRAYRQSLADGLSIRL
- a CDS encoding DUF3299 domain-containing protein, whose product is MPRALLALLMLVALPLWAAEPAELTWQEMIPPNAPPEVPNMKPLHDLSQMGSVMESAPAAKQDLPNAPVVKSLDGRHIRLPGYIVPLEVSEEGRTTEFLLVPYFGACIHVPPPPSNQIVYVKSKVGVKLDELYQPYWIEGAMQVKASTSELADAGYQMNADKIYVYELPE
- a CDS encoding OmpW family protein yields the protein MHKSLLSASLFALALAAPLAHAFDAGDIIVRAGAITVAPKASSSSVKVDQGPLAGTNLGGKATMDNDTQLGLNFAYMLTNNIGIELLAASPFEHDVNLKGTGLGAANGKLGTLKHLPPTLSVVYYPLDNKSPFQPYVGAGINYTWIYDENLSSEAKSAGFSNFKAKNSWGLAFQVGADYMLTDNIMLNAQMRYIDIDTRATVENDAVAPGTRAKVDVGVDPFVYMVGLGYKF